The following are from one region of the Phormidium sp. PBR-2020 genome:
- a CDS encoding B12-binding domain-containing radical SAM protein: protein MTTNIDRVLYVRLPCNPIFPIGVVYLADHLHKLFPEVNQRIFDLGAIPPLDFNGALDQCIDEFKPQLLVFSWRDIQIYAPVGGRGGNPLQNAFEFYYATNPLVKLRGAIGGLRLAGSYYGELWRNQGLIRRGLKRARRYHPEARVVVGGGAVSVFYEQLGRSLPKGSIISVGEGEALLEKLLRGQAFQDERCYIAGETQPRERLIHEKPAPIEKTACNYDYIASIWNQFNYYFLDQDFYLGVQTKRGCPHNCCYCVYTVIEGKQVRINPADEVVAEMRQLYDRGIRNFWFTDAQFIPARRYIQDAIELLQKIIDSGMEDIHWAAYIRADNLTPELCDLMVKTGMNYFEIGITSGSQELVRKMRMGYNLRVVLENCRDLKAAGFNDLVSVNYSFNVIDETYETIRQTIAYHRELEAIFGREKVEPAIFFIGLQPHTHLEDYALEQEVLKPDYNPMSLMPWTARKLLWNPEPLGSFFGEVCLEAWQRNANDFGREVMDILEERLGRAELDEALSAPMVDASPAASTSLVATSR from the coding sequence ATGACGACGAACATTGATCGCGTCCTCTATGTCCGCCTCCCCTGTAACCCCATCTTTCCCATTGGGGTCGTTTACCTAGCGGACCATCTACATAAACTCTTCCCCGAGGTGAACCAGCGAATTTTCGACCTCGGGGCCATCCCGCCTCTAGACTTCAATGGAGCCTTAGACCAGTGCATTGACGAGTTTAAACCTCAGTTACTGGTCTTTTCCTGGCGGGACATTCAGATCTACGCGCCCGTAGGTGGGCGTGGTGGCAATCCTTTGCAGAATGCCTTTGAGTTTTACTACGCCACCAACCCTCTCGTCAAATTGCGCGGAGCCATCGGGGGATTGCGCCTGGCCGGTTCCTACTATGGCGAGTTATGGCGTAACCAGGGACTGATTCGTCGCGGCTTAAAACGGGCCCGTCGCTATCACCCCGAGGCCCGTGTCGTCGTGGGAGGCGGGGCCGTCAGCGTCTTTTACGAACAACTTGGTCGTAGTCTCCCCAAAGGGAGCATTATCTCCGTGGGAGAAGGAGAGGCCCTGCTCGAAAAACTGCTGCGGGGACAAGCGTTTCAGGACGAACGCTGTTACATCGCCGGGGAAACTCAACCCCGAGAGCGGCTCATTCATGAAAAACCCGCTCCCATCGAGAAAACCGCCTGCAATTACGACTACATCGCCAGCATCTGGAACCAATTTAACTATTACTTCCTCGATCAAGACTTCTATCTCGGGGTTCAAACCAAACGCGGTTGTCCCCATAACTGCTGTTACTGCGTTTATACCGTGATTGAGGGGAAACAAGTCCGCATTAACCCCGCCGATGAAGTGGTGGCCGAGATGCGCCAACTCTATGATCGCGGCATTCGTAACTTCTGGTTCACCGATGCCCAGTTTATCCCCGCTCGTCGCTATATCCAGGATGCCATTGAACTCCTGCAAAAAATCATTGATTCGGGGATGGAGGATATCCATTGGGCGGCCTATATCCGTGCCGATAACCTGACCCCCGAACTCTGTGATCTAATGGTCAAAACGGGGATGAATTACTTTGAAATTGGCATCACCAGTGGCTCTCAGGAGTTAGTCCGCAAAATGCGTATGGGCTATAACCTGCGGGTGGTGTTGGAAAACTGCCGCGATCTCAAAGCGGCGGGGTTTAATGATTTGGTCTCCGTTAACTACTCCTTTAACGTCATTGACGAGACCTATGAGACCATTCGCCAAACCATCGCCTATCATCGGGAACTCGAAGCGATTTTTGGGCGCGAAAAGGTCGAACCGGCGATTTTCTTCATTGGCCTGCAACCCCATACTCACCTCGAAGACTACGCCTTAGAGCAAGAGGTGTTGAAACCGGATTATAACCCCATGAGTTTGATGCCCTGGACGGCTCGGAAACTCCTGTGGAACCCGGAACCCCTCGGCTCCTTTTTCGGGGAGGTTTGTCTGGAAGCCTGGCAACGCAATGCTAATGATTTTGGCCGGGAGGTGATGGATATCTTAGAGGAACGGCTCGGCCGTGCCGAACTTGACGAGGCCTTGAGTGCGCCCATGGTGGACGCGTCTCCCGCCGCCTCGACGTCTCTGGTGGCGACGTCACGCTAG